The following are from one region of the Sorghum bicolor cultivar BTx623 chromosome 2, Sorghum_bicolor_NCBIv3, whole genome shotgun sequence genome:
- the LOC8081145 gene encoding flavonoid 3'-monooxygenase yields the protein MSVAMALAAILAAVYVLRYLLSPTPSGTGRPKSSSSLNLPPGPRGWPVIGSLGALAGALPPHRALAALAARHGPLMHLRLGSYHTVVASSADTARLVLKTHDFAFADRPATAAGEVASYGYLGIVHTPYGAYWRMARKLCATELFSARRVDSFERVRAQEMRALARGLLAECAGGAVAVREHVAGATLRNILRMAVGEKWSGCYGSPEGEAFRRTLDEAFAVTGAVSNVGEWVPWLGWLDLQGCVRRMKRLRAQYDRFFEQILADHEKTRRRRGRPGAGGDDSAAGDDLVDVLLQLAEEHENRPEPGAGSGRLTRDGVKAFVQDIVAGGTESSAVTIEWAMSELLRHPETMAAATAELDRVIGHGRWVNESDLPSLPYVDAVVKETMRLHPVGPLLVPHHAREDTVVAGYDVPSGARVLVNVWAIGRDPASWPDAPGAFRPERFLSGGSGHGVDVRGAHFELLPFGAGRRMCPACGLAMKLVAAGVANLVHGFAWRLPDGMAPEDVSMEEQFGLSTRRKVPLVAVAEPRLPAHLYAAID from the coding sequence ATGTCCGTGGCCATGGCATTGGCGGCCATCTTGGCCGCCGTCTACGTCCTCAGGTATCTACTCTCTCCGACTCCGAGTGGCACTGGCAGGCCCAAGTCGTCGTCGTCACTGAACCTTCCACCTGGCCCGCGGGGATGGCCGGTGATCGGCAGCCTCGGCGCGTTGGCCGGCGCGCTCCCACCGCACCGCGCGCTGGCCGCGCTGGCGGCGCGCCACGGCCCGCTCATGCACCTCCGCCTAGGATCCTACCACACGGTGGTGGCCTCGTCGGCGGACACCGCCCGTCTTGTCCTCAAGACCCACGACTTCGCCTTCGCCGACCGCCCAGCCACCGCCGCCGGCGAGGTCGCCTCCTACGGCTACCTCGGCATCGTGCACACCCCGTACGGCGCCTACTGGCGCATGGCGCGCAAGCTCTGCGCCACCGAGCTCTTCTCCGCGCGCCGCGTCGACTCGTTCGAGCGCGTCCGTGCCCAGGAGATGCGCGCGCTCGCGCGCGGCCTGCTGGCCGAGTGCGCCGGCGGCGCCGTCGCCGTCAGGGAGCACGTGGCGGGCGCCACGCTGCGGAACATCCTCCGCATGGCGGTCGGGGAGAAGTGGTCGGGGTGCTACGGCAGCCCCGAGGGCGAGGCGTTCCGGCGCACGCTGGACGAGGCGTTCGCGGTCACCGGCGCGGTCAGTAACGTCGGCGAGTGGGTCCCGTGGCTGGGCTGGCTCGACCTCCAGGGCTGCGTCCGCCGGATGAAGCGCCTGCGCGCGCAGTACGACCGGTTCTTCGAGCAGATCCTTGCGGACCACGAGAAGACGAGGCGGCGGCGAGGCCgacccggcgccggcggcgacgaCTCTGCGGCGGGTGATGACCTGGTCGACGTGCTGCTGCAGCTGGCCGAGGAGCACGAGAACAGACCAGAGCCGGGGGCTGGCAGTGGCAGACTCACGCGCGACGGCGTGAAAGCGTTCGTCCAGGACATCGTCGCCGGCGGCACGGAGAGCTCGGCGGTGACGATTGAGTGGGCCATGTCGGAGCTTCTCCGCCACCCGGAGACCATGGCGGCGGCCACCGCCGAGCTCGACCGCGTGATTGGCCACGGCCGCTGGGTCAACGAGAGCGACCTCCCGAGCCTCCCCTACGTCGACGCCGTCGTGAAGGAGACGATGCGGCTACACCCCGTCGGCCCGCTCCTCGTCCCGCACCACGCACGCGAGGACACGGTGGTGGCCGGCTACGACGTCCCCTCCGGTGCGCGCGTGCTGGTGAACGTGTGGGCCATCGGTCGCGACCCGGCGTCGTGGCCCGACGCGCCCGGCGCGTTCCGGCCGGAGCGGTTCTTGAGCGGCGGCTCCGGCCACGGCGTCGACGTGCGCGGCGCGCACTTCGAGCTGCTGCCGTTCGGCGCCGGGCGGCGGATGTGCCCGGCGTGCGGCCTCGCGATGAAGTTGGTGGCCGCCGGCGTGGCGAACCTGGTGCACGGGTTCGCGTGGCGGCTGCCGGATGGGATGGCACCGGAGGACGTGAGCATGGAGGAGCAATTTGGGTTGTCCACGCGCCGGAAGGTCCCGCTCGTCGCCGTCGCGGAGCCTAGGCTGCCGGCGCACCTCTACGCCGCCATCGACTAA
- the LOC8081146 gene encoding E3 ubiquitin-protein ligase RHF2A, translating into MDAGASAAQMEKHSSAAAFVEGGVQDACDDACSICLEAFSDSDPSAVTSCRHEFHLQCILEWCQRSSQCPMCWQAISMKDPMSQELLEAVEEERNAQENHARTTTIFRHPLLGDFEVPVDADDAEIEERILQHLAAAAAIRRSHRHARREGRRSRSAAHGHGHQQVLFFPAAGEATPGGSLSSRSQQEGDHEHASTVVSSPPLPTVDSAEETAADIPVNHTASVNSPPVGSNDSVSWNQSSPVNQDEAGPSEAQSFSDTIKSRLQSVSTKYKDSITKSTRGWKERWFTQNSTISNLGSEMRREVNAGIAAVSRMMEKLETRDGTGPSSASPANLHPGSDADSQGAVVVPLPPTAATALHNASSSTA; encoded by the exons ATGGACGCGGGGGCGTCGGCGGCGCAGATGGAGAAGCACTCGTCGGCGGCGGCCTTCGTGGAGGGCGGCGTCCAGGACGCGTGCGACGACGCCTGCAGCATCTGCCTCGAGGCCTTCTCCGACAGCGACCCATCCGCG GTGACCAGCTGCAGGCACGAGTTCCACCTCCAGTGCATCCTTGAGTG GTGCCAGAGAAGCTCCCAGTGCCCCATGTGTTGGCAAGCAATCAGCATGAAGGACCCTATGAG CCAAGAGCTCCTTGAGGCTGTCGAGGAAGAGCGGAACGCACAAGAAAATCATGCGCGCACCACAACCATTTTCCGTCATCCACTGCTCGGAGACTTTGAG GTACCGGTGGATGCAGATGATGCTGAAATTGAGGAGCGTATCTTACAGCACttggctgctgctgccgccattCGTAGGTCGCACCGCCATGCTAGAAGAGAAGGCCGTCGCAGCAGGTCTGCAGCTCATGGTCATGGCCATCAACAAGTCCTGTTCTTTCCAGCTGCTGGTGAAGCCACTCCTGGTGGTTCTCTGTCTTCACGTTCACAGCAAGAAGGGGACCATGAACATGCCTCTACTGTAGTTTCTTCTCCGCCATTGCCTACCGTGGACTCTGCAGAAGAAACAGCTGCAGACATACCTGTGAATCACACTGCCTCGGTTAATAGCCCTCCAGTTGGGTCAAATGATAG TGTTTCTTGGAATCAGTCTTCGCCTGTCAACCAAGATGAAGCTGGACCATCTGAAGCGCAGTCATTCTCAGACACGATCAAATCTCGGCTGCAGTCAGTTTCTACAAA GTACAAGGATTCCATAACGAAAAGTACACGCGGGTGGAAGGAAAGGTGGTTCACACAGAACAGCACCATATCGAACCTTGGCTCAGAGATGAGGAGGGAGGTCAATGCTGGGATCGCTGCCGTGTCACGCATGATGGAGAAACTGGAGACACGGGATGGAACAGGACCGTCGTCTGCTTCCCCAGCTAATCTGCATCCTGGTTCAGATGCAGATAGTCAAGGAGCTGTCGTCGTTCCCCTTCCCCCTACAGCTGCAACTGCTTTACATAACGCCTCGTCTTCAACAGCTTGA
- the LOC8081147 gene encoding outer envelope protein 61 has translation MMDPEMLRLAQEQMRRMSPDDIARMQQQLMSNPNLMRMASESMKNMKPEDLRRAAEQLNQTRPEDMRDMTEKIANTTPEEFAAMKAQADAQMSYAISGAKMLKKQGNELHNQGQYSDAASKYKLAKDNLKSIPSSTAHTLQLQCTLNLMACYLKTGQFDECISEGSEVLTYDSNNVKAYYRRGQAYKELGKLEAAVADLSKAHEISPEDETIAEVLRDAEEKLSREGGGVSTRKGVVIEEVVEDDASQPSSSQRSTPGYTVSQPPEGAGNIGLSGSSERSRDDPASIRSSQNYVSNNDPEGLPKFGIEGMSPELVKTATDMIGTMKPEELQKMFEVASSLNGTSSAGPNLGPNMPEMSPDMLKMASDMIGNMSPDELQKMMSFASQMGGPGGAPRRPENSNFGPSSRATSISARGSSSQPILENPDELSNDHRMGQSSSSLPPSTADMQETMKNSMKDPAMRQMLTSMMKNMSPEMMANMSEQFGMKLSKEDAAKAQQAMSSLSPEDLDRMMRWMERAQKGVDVAKKTKNWLLGRRGLILAIVMLILAFILQKLGFIGR, from the exons ATGATGGATCCggagatgctgcggctggcgcaGGAGCAGATGCGCCGCATGTCCCCGGACGACATCGCCCGGATGCAACAGCAG CTGATGTCTAACCCTAACCTCATGAGGATGGCGTCTGAGAGCATGAAGAACATGAAGCCTGAGGACTTAAGGCGAGCTGCGGAGCAACTGAATCAAACAAGACCGGAGGATATGCGTGATATGACTGAGAAAATCGCCAACACTACTCCCGAGGAGTTTGCTGCTATGAAGGCTCAAGCAGATGCTCAGATGTCGTATGCGATATCTGGTGCAAAGATGTTAAAGAAGCAG GGAAATGAACTTCATAACCAGGGACAGTATTCAGATGCTGCTAGCAAATACAAGCTT GCCAAGGATAACTTAAAAAGCATACCATCGTCCACGGCGCATACTCTGCAGTTGCAATGTACCCTTAATTTGATGGCTTGTTACTTGAAGACAGGGCAGTTTGATGAATGCATAAGTGAAGGTTCAGAG GTTCTAACTTATGATTCGAACAATGTGAAAGCTTATTATCGGAGGGGTCAGGCGTATAAAGAACTCGGGAAGTTGGAG GCGGCTGTTGCTGACTTGAGTAAAGCCCATGAAATTTCCCCAGAGGACGAAACTATTGCTGAGGTTCTAAG AGATGCTGAAGAAAAACTTTCACGGGAAGGGGGAGGAGTGAGCACACGGAAAGGTGTTGTTATTGAAGAAGTCGTAGAAGATGATGCTTCACAGCCATCAAGCAGTCAAAGGAGTACTCCTGGGTATACTGTTTCACAACCACCTGAAGGAGCAGGAAATATTGGGCTCTCAGGATCTTCAGAAAGGTCAAGGGATGATCCTGCTTCTATCAG GTCATCACAAAATTATGTGTCCAACAATGATCCTGAAGGTTTGCCAAAGTTCGGAATTGAAGGAATGTCACCTGAACTTGTCAAAACTGCCACTGATATGATTGGTACAATGAAACCAGAGGAGCTTCAGAAAATGTTTGAAGTTGCTTCTTCGTTGAATGGCACTAGCTCCGCTGGTCCAAATCTGGGACCCAATATGCCAGAAATGTCTCCTGATATGCTTAAGATGGCATCTGACATGATTGGTAACATGTCTCCTGATGAGCTACAGAAAATGATGAGTTTTGCTTCTCAGATGGGTGGGCCTGGTGGTGCCCCCAGAAGACCTGAGAATAGTAACTTTGGACCTTCATCGAGAGCTACAAGTATTTCAGCCCGTGGATCATCATCTCAACCTATTTTGGAGAACCCTGATGAACTATCAAATGACCATAGGATGGGCCAGTCGTCTTCTAGTCTTCCACCTTCTACAGCTGATATGCAAGAAACCATGAAAAATTCTATGAAAGACCCTGCAATGCGGCAG ATGCTTACATCCATGATGAAGAACATGAGCCCTGAGATGATGGCAAATATGAGTGAGCAGTTTGGAATGAAACTGTCAAAGGAGGATGCTGCAAAAGCTCAACAAGCCATGTCGTCATTATCTCCAGAGGATTTGGATAGAATG ATGAGATGGATGGAGCGAGCGCAGAAAGGGGTAGACGTCGCGAAGAAGACAAAGAACTGGCTCCTAGGCCGGCGAGGCTTGATCCTCGCTATTGTCATGCTGATCCTAGCCTTCATCCTTCAGAAGCTTGGGTTTATCGGCAGGTGA